A genomic stretch from Bacterioplanes sanyensis includes:
- a CDS encoding DUF3108 domain-containing protein, whose amino-acid sequence MFHRYLTSLCLLLLSGWSMADATLIPYQADYTTEWKVGWFSIDIDAQRTLKQLPDNQWQLSFHAETGAAALTETSVLSYANGRLWPQHYQYRASGLFNENDRTLSFDHTQQRVMDAELDDKIYSNGWIALEDDGPLIAPHDNLTYMQQAALDLAAGAQEFAYPVFEKNKSKVFRFAVVAEETLETAIGPLATVKVQQLRSSNKRQIFAWFSKQHNYTLVRLVDRKDGKKRYQIDLQRIDMQPLSANEPDEQ is encoded by the coding sequence ATGTTCCATCGCTACCTAACAAGTTTGTGTTTGCTGCTGCTCAGCGGCTGGTCAATGGCCGATGCCACGCTCATTCCTTATCAGGCTGACTACACCACAGAATGGAAAGTGGGCTGGTTCAGCATCGACATCGACGCGCAACGCACCCTCAAGCAGCTGCCGGACAACCAATGGCAGTTATCTTTCCATGCCGAAACCGGCGCCGCGGCACTGACTGAAACCTCGGTGTTGTCCTATGCCAACGGCCGCCTATGGCCACAACACTATCAGTATCGCGCCAGTGGCTTATTCAACGAAAACGACCGCACACTGTCTTTTGATCACACCCAGCAACGTGTCATGGATGCTGAGTTGGACGACAAAATCTACAGCAACGGCTGGATTGCCCTAGAAGACGACGGCCCGTTGATTGCACCGCACGATAATCTGACGTACATGCAGCAAGCTGCCCTCGATTTGGCCGCAGGCGCGCAAGAGTTTGCCTATCCGGTGTTTGAAAAAAACAAAAGCAAGGTCTTTCGCTTTGCCGTAGTGGCCGAAGAAACGCTGGAGACCGCCATCGGCCCCTTAGCCACGGTCAAAGTCCAGCAGCTGCGCAGCAGCAACAAACGCCAGATATTTGCCTGGTTCTCCAAACAACACAATTACACACTGGTACGCTTGGTCGATCGAAAAGACGGTAAAAAGCGCTACCAGATCGACCTGCAACGCATCGACATGCAGCCGCTCAGCGCCAATGAGCCTGACGAGCAATAA
- the dcd gene encoding dCTP deaminase: protein MRLSDRDIEQRLNDGSISITPAPSPQAIAGISVDLRLDHRFRVFSNNSVTHLDLSGDRDQLERDIDRIMSKEIEIAEGDALFIHPGELVLGATLEAVQIPDDLVGWLDGRSSLARLGLMVHVTAGRIDPGWEGQIVLEFYNNGKLPLALRPGMVICAMSFETLTSPAIRPYNKRVDAKYRGQQGAVFSRIAKD from the coding sequence ATGCGACTCAGCGACCGCGACATAGAACAGCGCCTGAATGACGGTAGTATCAGCATCACACCAGCGCCCTCTCCACAAGCCATTGCCGGTATCAGTGTTGATCTGCGCCTCGATCACCGCTTTCGCGTGTTCAGCAACAACTCGGTCACGCACCTGGACCTGTCGGGCGATCGCGACCAGCTAGAGCGCGACATCGATCGCATCATGAGCAAAGAAATCGAAATTGCCGAAGGCGATGCCTTGTTCATTCATCCAGGTGAACTGGTACTCGGTGCCACCCTAGAAGCCGTGCAGATTCCTGACGATTTAGTGGGCTGGCTGGACGGCCGCAGCTCCTTGGCGCGACTGGGGTTGATGGTGCACGTAACCGCCGGGCGCATTGATCCAGGCTGGGAAGGGCAAATCGTGTTGGAGTTCTACAACAATGGCAAACTGCCGCTGGCGCTGCGTCCTGGCATGGTGATTTGTGCCATGTCGTTTGAAACCCTCACCAGCCCTGCCATTCGTCCGTACAACAAACGCGTCGACGCCAAGTATCGTGGTCAACAGGGCGCCGTGTTTAGTCGCATCGCCAAGGATTAA